In Chroicocephalus ridibundus chromosome 12, bChrRid1.1, whole genome shotgun sequence, a single genomic region encodes these proteins:
- the KCNG1 gene encoding LOW QUALITY PROTEIN: potassium voltage-gated channel subfamily G member 1 (The sequence of the model RefSeq protein was modified relative to this genomic sequence to represent the inferred CDS: substituted 1 base at 1 genomic stop codon) — protein sequence MTLLPGENSDYDYSALSCASDTSFNHTFFPETETLKGVFYQRAKLIHPQEDLLKGFHPDDRKHHIIINVGGIKYLLPWTTLDEFPLTRLGQLKFCNNFDDILNICDDYDVTCNEFFFDRNPGAFRTILTFLRVGKLRLLREMCALSFQEELLYWGIEEDNLDWCCKRRYLQKMEEFTEINEREDDLIENETTGETVEETKIGLCMKKLQDXXTNXNSYYPVPITNSSSFLQGECSQMCYNIFIVESVCVAWFSLEFLLEIIQAKSKFAFLRRPLTLIDIIAILPYYITLLVDTTSVGYKKPSSGSIYLDKVGLVLRILRALRILYVMRLARHSLGLQTLGLTARRCTREFGLLLLFLCVAIALFAPLLYVIENEMADSQEFTSIPACYWWAVITMTTVGYGDMVPRSIPGQVVALSSILSGILLMAFPVTSIFHTFSRSYIELKQEQERIMYRRAQFLLKTKSQITSASQGSDILFPSISSENRDNE from the exons ATGACTCTTCTACCTGGAGAAAATTCCGACTATGACTATagtgccctgagctgtgcttcAGATACTTCCTTCAACCACACAttctttccagaaacagaaaCCCTTAAGGGAGTCTTTTACCAAAGAGCCAAGCTAATTCACCCTCAAGAGGATCTCCTGAAAGGCTTTCACCCTGATGATCGGAAGCATCATATTATTATAAACGTAGGGGGCATTAAGTATTTGCTCCCATGGACCACGCTTGATGAGTTCCCATTGACACGTCTGGGACAACTAAAATTCTGTAACAATTTTGACGACATTCTAAACATCTGTGATGATTACGATGTGACATGTAATGAATTCTTTTTCGACCGCAACCCAGGAGCATTCAGGACAATCCTGACCTTTTTGCGGGTTGGAAAACTTCGGCTCTTGCGTGAGATGTGTGCGCTGTCTTTCCAAGAGGAGCTGCTCTACTGGGGAATTGAGGAAGACAACTTGGACTGGTGTTGTAAAAGGAGGTATCTGCAAAAAATGGAGGAgtttacagaaataaatgaacGGGAGGATGACCTCatagaaaatgaaacaacaggTGAAACAGTAGAGGAGACAAAAATTGGCTTGTGCATGAAAAAGTTGCAAGACANNN GTACCAACTAAAATAGTTATTATCCAGTGCCGATTACAAACTCCTCCTCTTTCCTGCAGGGTGAGTGTTCCCAGATGTGCTACAATATTTTCATTGTGGAGTCTGTCTGTGTGGCATGGTTTTCCCTGGAGTTCCTGCTGGAAATCATCCAGGCAAAGAGCAAGTTTGCATTTTTGCGGAGACCATTAACCCTGATAGACATAATAGCCATTCTGCCATACTACATCACTTTGCTAGTAGACACCACTTCAGTGGGCTACAAAAAGCCCAGCTCTGGGAGCATCTACCTGGACAAAGTAGGTCTGGTCCTCCGTATTCTCCGTGCCTTGAGGATTCTCTACGTCATGCGGCTGGCCAGGCACTCCCTGGGGCTGCAGACGCTGGGGCTGACCGCTCGCAGGTGCACCCGGGAGTTCGgtctgctgctcctcttcctctgcgTGGCCATCGCACTGTTTGCACCGCTCCTGTACGTCATCGAGAACGAGATGGCGGACTCGCAGGAGTTCACCAGCATCCCCGCGTGCTACTGGTGGGCTGTCATCACCATGACCACGGTAGGCTATGGGGATATGGTTCCCAGAAGCATTCCCGGCCAAGTGGTGGCACTAAGCAGCATCCTGAGTGGCATCCTCCTCATGGCATTTCCAGTCACCTCCATCTTCCACACGTTTTCACGCTCCTACATTGAGCTAAAGCAAGAACAGGAAAGAATAATGTACAGGAGAGCACAGttcttattaaaaacaaagtctcAGATAACCAGTGCGTCACAAGGTAGTGATATTTTATTCCCCAGTATCTCTTCTGAGAATAGGGACAATGAATGA
- the MOCS3 gene encoding adenylyltransferase and sulfurtransferase MOCS3: protein MAGGAEAARLSAEISQREQELRGLRERLAAVLTGDVVGDVAAAEEAASGFPGELPPLPAQASLSPADILRYSRQLVLPELGVRGQLLLARSSVLVVGCGGLGCPLAQYLAAAGVGRLGLVDHDVVETSNLHRQVLHGEARRGLPKAVSAAAALRLLNSTVQYVPYCGALSPPTALELVRQYDIIADCSDNVPTRYLVNDACVLAGKPLVSGSALRLEGQLVVYNYQGGPCYRCLFPKPPPPETVTNCADGGVLGVVPGIMGCIQALEVLKIASGMGSSFNQFMLMFDAREGRFRNIKLRPKKADCAVCGDNPTVTCLQDYEAFCGSSATDKCRTLHLLSSKDRVSVEEYKKLMDEQVPHVLLDVRPQVEVDICRLVHAVHIPLSKLEEKDEECLENLEKRICEEKQRTNGQTSFPVYVVCKLGNDSQKAVRILQELPVKEFGSVLAKDIKGGLMAWASKIDPTFPQY, encoded by the coding sequence ATGGCGGGAGGTGCGGAGGCGGCGCGGTTGAGTGCGGAGATCAGTCAGCGGGAGCAGGAGTTGCGCGGGCTACGTGAGCGGCTGGCCGCCGTCCTGACGGGAGATGTCGTGGGGGACGTCGCGGCCGCAGAGGAGGCTGCCTCCGGCTTTCCCGGCGAGCtcccccctctgcctgcccaggcCTCGCTGAGCCCCGCCGACATCCTGCGGTACAGCCGGCAGCTGGTGCTGCCCGAGCTGGGCGTGCGGGGGCAGCTGCTATTGGCCCGCTCCTCCGTGCTGGTGGTGGGCTGCGGCGGCCTGGGCTGCCCCCTGGCCCAATACCTGGCCGCGGCCGGCGTCGGCCGCCTGGGTCTGGTGGATCACGACGTGGTGGAGACGAGCAACCTACACCGGCAGGTGCTGCACGGGGAGGCCCGACGAGGGCTCCCCAAGGCCgtatctgctgctgcagccctgcggcTGCTGAACTCCACTGTACAGTATGTGCCCTACTGTGGTGCCCTGAGCCCTCCCACTGCCCTAGAGCTGGTGCGGCAGTATGACATTATCGCCGACTGCTCCGACAACGTCCCCACCAGGTACTTGGTGAATGATGCCTGTGTCCTGGCTGGGAAACCTCTGGTGTCCGGCAGTGCCCTCCGTCTGGAGGGGCAGCTGGTTGTGTACAACTACCAGGGAGGGCCCTGCTACAGGTGTCTCTTCCCCAAGCCCCCTCCACCAGAAACAGTGACTAACTGTGCAGATGGGGGAGTGCTGGGTGTCGTGCCAGGCATCATGGGGTGCATCCAGGCCTTGGAAGTGCTGAAGATTGCTTCAGGAATGGGTTCCTCCTTCAATCAGTTCATGCTGATGTTTGATGCCCGTGAAGGGAGGTTTCGCAACATCAAGTTAAGACCAAAGAAAGCAGACTGTGCTGTTTGTGGTGACAATCCAACTGTCACCTGCCTTCAAGATTATGAGGCATTTTGTGGTTCTTCTGCAACAGACAAGTGTAGGACTTTACATCTGCTGTCCAGTAAAGACAGGGTATCTGTAGAGGAGTACAAAAAACTGATGGATGAACAAGTTCCTCATGTATTGTTAGATGTTCGTCCACAGGTAGAAGTGGATATCTGTCGCCTGGTACATGCTGTCCACATTCCTTTGagtaaattagaagaaaaagatgaagagtgtctggaaaatttagaaaaaagaatttgtgaagaaaagcagagaactaATGGCCAGACATCTTTTCCTGTATATGTTGTTTGCAAATTAGGAAATGACTCACAGAAGGCTGTAAGAATTCTGCAGGAGTTACCTGTCAAAGAATTTGGTTCTGTGTTAGCTAAGGATATTAAAGGGGGGCTTATGGCTTGGGCCAGTAAAATTGACCCAACATTTCCTCAGTATTAG